Proteins encoded by one window of Candidatus Nitrosocosmicus hydrocola:
- a CDS encoding FkbM family methyltransferase yields the protein MTISNTYPQEIGNNTVNRIVILTYRAIYTLTSKIMTVALGAERRNASRLFQKLQKGNEVISSFLLKIFIYKYLNKLGFKKETSKIYIPKYDYKFHCPLNMVDYMSLISREETILTRFDPQIGDVVLDIGANLGRYTVIAAKKVRNGGKVISIEANPAIFELLRKNIQLNELANVIPLNFAVFSEKTKIKFFVNDDLRNNQFGTINSDIDNFANKGLERYVYVDANTVDSILSENSIEIQEVKWMKIDVEGAEFDVIKGSKELISNAKNLKIIVEIHNLSNGMTYQKEIKEFLESFGYKIDFEERRPSGESHVIFKKENSL from the coding sequence ATGACAATATCCAACACCTATCCACAAGAAATAGGCAATAATACGGTTAATAGAATTGTCATTCTAACATATCGGGCCATTTATACGCTAACCAGTAAGATTATGACAGTAGCATTAGGAGCTGAAAGAAGAAATGCATCAAGATTATTTCAAAAATTACAAAAGGGTAATGAGGTTATTTCCTCATTTTTGTTAAAAATTTTTATTTATAAATATCTGAATAAATTGGGTTTTAAGAAAGAAACGTCAAAGATCTATATACCTAAATACGATTACAAATTTCATTGTCCACTTAACATGGTAGATTACATGAGCTTGATTTCTAGAGAAGAAACAATTTTGACAAGGTTTGATCCTCAGATAGGTGATGTTGTTTTAGACATCGGTGCAAATTTAGGTCGGTACACAGTTATTGCAGCAAAAAAGGTGCGAAATGGAGGAAAAGTAATCTCCATAGAAGCTAATCCAGCCATATTTGAACTGTTGAGGAAAAATATTCAATTAAATGAACTAGCAAATGTTATACCTCTGAATTTTGCAGTTTTTTCTGAAAAAACTAAAATAAAGTTTTTTGTTAATGACGATCTAAGGAATAATCAATTTGGAACGATAAATTCTGATATTGATAATTTTGCAAATAAAGGATTAGAACGATATGTATACGTTGATGCAAATACTGTCGATTCTATTTTGTCAGAAAACAGTATTGAGATTCAGGAAGTAAAATGGATGAAGATAGATGTCGAAGGAGCAGAATTTGATGTAATAAAGGGGTCTAAAGAATTAATATCAAATGCCAAAAATCTCAAAATAATAGTTGAAATACATAATTTATCAAATGGTATGACCTATCAGAAAGAAATTAAAGAATTCTTAGAGTCTTTCGGATATAAAATAGATTTTGAAGAACGTAGACCAAGTGGTGAATCCCATGTAATTTTCAAAAAGGAAAATAGCTTGTGA
- a CDS encoding FAD-dependent oxidoreductase — protein MSRSIDNFKESSTNNVELSSWFTGIAEPLRFNKLTENISADIVIVGGGMAGISTAYILSKKGKSVVVIEDGFIGSGETGHTTAHITHALDDRYFNLEKLFGKDGAAVAATSHTKAIDFIESVIVKEKIDCDFERVDGYLFSSSTDDKETLDKEIEATHRAGLATELVSKSPLTSFDTGPCIKFPSQAQFHPIKYLQGLSKSISLNKNCRIFTETHVQEVSETAVKTSDGFEIQAKDIVIATNAPIVDKVSKIYEKQIPYRTYVIGALIKKGSVPKGLYWDTGDKESKNTIQPYHYVRIQKLEKSDLDFDMVSDVADKEQDSKVKEEDIDDDGREYDLLIIGGEDHKTGNENDIVERHSYLESWAKQRFPIKKVLFKWSGQVMEPIDSLAFIGINPMNNESKKKNKVYIATGDSGNGMTHGTIAGILLSDLILEKQNEWAGLYNPSRTISKQEKDDDSQQKNNNSNNDNPEDNPTSINKSQSKLIIDSLSYGQGAIIEEDPKNPIAVYKDKSGQVRTFSAKCTHLGCTVTWNPLEQSFDCPCHGSRFFNNGKVINGPANSELEEK, from the coding sequence TTGAGTCGATCTATTGATAATTTTAAGGAATCATCTACTAATAATGTAGAATTGTCCTCTTGGTTTACCGGTATTGCAGAACCACTCAGATTTAATAAATTAACTGAGAATATTTCTGCAGATATTGTAATAGTTGGTGGAGGCATGGCAGGCATATCTACAGCGTATATACTTTCAAAGAAAGGCAAGAGCGTTGTTGTTATTGAAGATGGTTTTATAGGCAGTGGAGAAACAGGACATACAACTGCTCATATTACCCATGCCCTTGATGATAGATATTTTAACCTTGAGAAATTGTTTGGGAAGGATGGTGCTGCTGTGGCAGCTACGAGTCATACCAAAGCCATTGACTTTATAGAATCTGTGATAGTAAAAGAAAAAATAGATTGCGATTTTGAAAGAGTAGACGGATACTTGTTTTCAAGTTCAACAGATGATAAAGAAACTTTAGACAAAGAAATAGAAGCCACCCACAGAGCGGGTCTTGCTACAGAACTAGTTTCTAAATCTCCATTGACGTCTTTTGACACAGGACCTTGTATCAAGTTTCCAAGCCAAGCACAATTTCATCCCATAAAATATCTTCAAGGGTTATCTAAATCAATATCTTTAAATAAAAATTGCAGAATCTTTACCGAAACTCATGTCCAGGAGGTTTCTGAAACCGCAGTAAAAACTTCAGATGGTTTTGAGATCCAAGCAAAGGACATTGTTATAGCAACTAACGCTCCTATAGTAGACAAAGTCAGCAAGATTTACGAAAAACAAATTCCATACAGAACTTATGTAATTGGGGCCCTAATAAAGAAGGGTTCTGTTCCAAAAGGATTGTACTGGGACACAGGAGATAAAGAATCAAAAAACACAATTCAACCATATCACTATGTTAGAATTCAAAAATTAGAAAAAAGCGATCTTGATTTTGATATGGTAAGTGACGTTGCAGATAAGGAACAAGACTCCAAAGTTAAGGAAGAAGACATCGATGACGATGGTCGCGAGTACGATTTATTGATTATCGGTGGTGAAGATCATAAAACAGGTAACGAAAATGATATTGTAGAACGACACAGTTATCTTGAAAGTTGGGCAAAACAGCGTTTTCCAATTAAAAAAGTATTATTTAAATGGTCAGGACAGGTTATGGAGCCCATAGATTCACTTGCATTTATAGGAATAAATCCTATGAATAATGAAAGCAAGAAAAAGAATAAAGTCTATATTGCTACTGGAGATTCTGGCAATGGCATGACTCATGGAACAATAGCAGGAATTCTACTATCTGATTTAATATTGGAAAAACAAAATGAATGGGCGGGGCTGTACAATCCATCAAGAACAATCAGTAAGCAAGAAAAAGATGATGATTCTCAACAAAAAAACAATAATTCCAATAACGATAATCCAGAAGACAATCCAACTTCAATTAATAAATCTCAAAGTAAATTAATAATTGACTCACTTTCATATGGCCAAGGAGCTATTATTGAAGAAGATCCAAAAAATCCAATTGCAGTTTATAAAGATAAAAGTGGGCAAGTTCGCACATTTTCTGCCAAATGTACTCACTTAGGATGTACTGTAACTTGGAATCCCCTAGAACAATCGTTTGATTGCCCCTGTCATGGATCACGATTCTTTAATAATGGAAAAGTAATAAACGGACCAGCAAACAGCGAATTGGAAGAAAAATAA
- a CDS encoding transcription initiation factor IIB family protein: protein MHRGCPFVLQKGLDKGLIKGRSIREVIVACVYIVCKNSSIPRTLTEISQIVEADETFAARCYRLLIRELKIGHVQFKPSIFIRKIADEANINERAVRESIDMLLAIQNESTFIGKNTLSIAAAILYLTCRKHKQKISQARIASAANINIMTLRKRLSEVRNVIMNTPFLN from the coding sequence TTGCATCGAGGATGCCCTTTTGTATTACAAAAAGGGCTCGATAAGGGACTTATTAAGGGAAGGTCCATCAGAGAAGTAATAGTAGCCTGTGTCTATATAGTATGTAAAAATTCCAGTATCCCACGAACGCTAACAGAAATTTCACAAATTGTTGAAGCAGACGAAACATTTGCCGCAAGATGTTACAGGCTACTCATTAGAGAGTTAAAGATAGGTCACGTTCAATTCAAGCCTAGTATTTTCATTAGAAAGATTGCAGATGAAGCCAATATCAATGAAAGAGCAGTAAGGGAATCCATTGATATGCTCTTAGCTATACAAAATGAAAGTACGTTCATCGGTAAAAATACTCTTTCTATTGCTGCAGCTATACTTTACCTAACATGTAGAAAACATAAACAAAAAATATCCCAAGCCAGAATTGCTTCTGCAGCAAACATCAACATAATGACTTTGAGAAAGAGGTTGTCAGAGGTTAGAAACGTTATTATGAATACACCTTTCTTAAATTAA
- a CDS encoding TFIIB-type zinc ribbon-containing protein, with protein MSNIVIVNPVNKLDDSQIQLHHHSVIYDYTNGEKICKECGIVIQDNLYDTELDINFYKHKSDTNTVLPHSLMLSDSGMSTAIADYDATSSRRFSNRKEHNKVEFLSKIVSYSNKKRNLKIVIDLLNRIKDKLFLTSTCIEDALLYYKKGSIRDLLREGPSEK; from the coding sequence ATGTCTAATATTGTAATAGTCAATCCTGTTAACAAGTTAGATGATTCTCAAATCCAATTGCATCATCACTCTGTTATATACGATTATACGAATGGTGAAAAGATTTGCAAGGAATGTGGTATAGTGATTCAGGATAATCTATATGATACAGAATTAGATATCAATTTTTATAAACACAAAAGCGATACCAATACAGTGCTACCCCATTCATTAATGCTAAGTGATAGTGGAATGTCTACTGCTATTGCAGATTACGATGCGACCAGCTCAAGAAGGTTTTCTAATAGAAAAGAACATAACAAAGTTGAATTTCTCAGTAAAATAGTAAGTTACTCAAATAAAAAAAGAAATTTAAAAATAGTTATAGATTTGTTAAATAGGATTAAAGATAAATTGTTTTTGACATCAACTTGCATCGAGGATGCCCTTTTGTATTACAAAAAGGGCTCGATAAGGGACTTATTAAGGGAAGGTCCATCAGAGAAGTAA
- a CDS encoding NAD-dependent epimerase/dehydratase family protein yields the protein MRVLITGATGFIGSNLLSRLQDTRKMSILLSDRQSYLKPFQNII from the coding sequence ATGAGGGTCTTGATAACAGGAGCAACTGGTTTTATCGGAAGTAATTTACTTTCGAGACTACAAGATACTAGGAAGATGTCGATACTGTTATCAGACAGACAAAGTTATCTAAAGCCATTTCAGAATATCATTTAA
- a CDS encoding ATP cone domain-containing protein, which produces MVEKSDFSLSKLSVEKKSGRRENFSTEKLLTGISRAGTPFLIAKEISESIATKLAENPPIDDFIYSNKLREYITEELRQRNQSAIAESYSGYSKNQVTDLKEEQLKRNDKFDSKVSQAVNTHSKQQVKDKDIKSGFSP; this is translated from the coding sequence ATGGTTGAAAAGTCAGATTTTTCTCTGTCGAAGCTAAGTGTTGAAAAAAAGAGTGGCAGACGCGAAAACTTTAGTACTGAAAAACTCTTAACAGGAATCAGTAGAGCTGGAACTCCATTTTTGATAGCCAAAGAAATATCAGAATCGATTGCTACTAAACTTGCAGAGAACCCTCCAATTGATGACTTTATTTATTCAAACAAATTAAGAGAATACATTACAGAAGAGCTTAGACAAAGAAACCAAAGTGCAATTGCAGAATCCTATTCAGGCTATAGTAAAAACCAAGTTACAGATTTGAAAGAGGAACAATTAAAAAGAAATGATAAATTTGATTCTAAAGTCTCACAGGCTGTAAATACACATTCAAAACAACAAGTAAAGGACAAAGATATAAAATCGGGTTTTAGTCCATAA
- a CDS encoding DUF1264 domain-containing protein, translated as MKYKKLQVFVSQTNKMIFVTLTFLLFAGVYAVGFSIQQYNTVQAQGNNTLPSPMNATQANATSANATKAVDGYGGPPTGPLTAVRHVFDDPTLRVYHFCKSNDKIMMVCQLYDSSSPNATLIGVEYMIDSKTYQTISDREKPNWHYHKEEFSPDRANPKFPLLNEQQQKEWMAKLSESYGKVILIWNPIDTLPVFPPQIQQVQHPFMVNQTVNNNTEKFVGSFNQTLKY; from the coding sequence ATGAAGTATAAAAAATTGCAGGTTTTCGTTTCACAAACAAACAAAATGATATTTGTTACGCTAACATTCCTTCTATTCGCAGGAGTTTATGCGGTTGGATTTTCCATACAGCAATATAACACAGTTCAGGCTCAGGGTAATAATACCTTACCTTCACCTATGAATGCAACTCAAGCTAATGCTACTTCAGCCAATGCTACAAAAGCTGTGGATGGTTATGGTGGCCCACCAACCGGACCGTTGACAGCGGTAAGACATGTATTCGATGACCCTACTCTTAGGGTATATCACTTTTGTAAATCAAATGACAAAATTATGATGGTGTGTCAGTTATACGATAGTAGCTCTCCAAATGCTACTTTGATAGGGGTAGAATATATGATTGATTCTAAAACATATCAAACAATATCCGATAGAGAAAAGCCAAATTGGCATTATCATAAAGAAGAATTTTCACCTGATAGAGCAAATCCAAAATTCCCATTGCTTAATGAACAACAACAAAAAGAGTGGATGGCAAAACTATCTGAATCATACGGAAAAGTAATATTAATTTGGAATCCAATAGATACACTACCTGTATTTCCACCACAAATACAACAAGTGCAACATCCATTCATGGTAAATCAGACTGTAAATAATAACACTGAGAAATTCGTTGGAAGCTTTAATCAAACATTGAAATACTAA
- a CDS encoding response regulator transcription factor, producing MSIEDNYDRLNYINGTILIVTDEIDMNILLSGVFALNGFKCFKCTSAEEALKTFDEYVDEVDSMIIDGRIAADRGAMMITKSKTKKPKDCCSSKQRQ from the coding sequence ATGTCAATTGAAGATAATTATGATAGATTAAATTACATTAACGGTACCATACTAATAGTCACCGACGAGATAGACATGAATATTTTGCTTAGCGGTGTGTTTGCATTAAATGGTTTTAAATGTTTCAAGTGTACTTCCGCAGAAGAGGCCTTAAAGACTTTTGATGAATATGTAGACGAGGTAGATTCGATGATTATCGATGGGAGAATCGCCGCAGATAGAGGTGCGATGATGATTACAAAGTCAAAGACTAAAAAGCCCAAAGATTGTTGTAGTAGCAAACAACGACAATAA
- a CDS encoding response regulator, translating into MLIAEPENDLLFLFKTYFSSLGMNPETVNTGHDALDCFLESKDRKRPYDIIVVDTHLFNPSGLDVAKRIRSEKPDQKLVLVTTTPKENLPAECLKTAQINDKNILTMPFKLSRLEEVLKN; encoded by the coding sequence TTCTGATAGCAGAACCTGAAAATGATTTACTATTTCTGTTTAAGACTTATTTCTCTTCATTAGGTATGAATCCGGAAACAGTAAATACTGGACATGATGCTCTAGATTGCTTTCTTGAGAGTAAAGACAGGAAGAGGCCATATGACATAATTGTGGTGGATACCCATTTGTTTAATCCTTCTGGCCTTGATGTCGCTAAAAGAATACGAAGCGAAAAACCCGACCAAAAACTGGTTTTAGTTACAACAACACCAAAGGAGAATTTGCCAGCGGAATGCCTAAAAACCGCACAAATAAATGATAAAAATATTCTCACGATGCCTTTCAAGTTATCAAGACTTGAAGAAGTTTTGAAAAATTGA